The following coding sequences are from one Nicotiana tomentosiformis chromosome 3, ASM39032v3, whole genome shotgun sequence window:
- the LOC104115598 gene encoding uncharacterized protein isoform X1 produces the protein MAFRSSSLFKSMATRISGNPTFATSKFTKLRSYATTAEHPDAKPRGLKGEFFPVYVALGLIAMSVGFGVHTATHQLKRSPNVSVKKSRRETVPEVAEPDNVLNDSDRFIKKSFFRKVAHVQDFDNQSVMPNPMRGDVLPREPHSETLRSVGVNPKPKLH, from the exons ATGGCATTCAGGTCTTCG AGTTTGTTTAAATCTATGGCTACTCGTATTAGCGGAAATCCTACATTTGCAACATCTAAATTTACCAAACTGAGGTCATATGCCACTACTGCTGAGCATCCAGACGCTAAGCCAAG GGGACTGAAAGGAGAGTTCTTTCCTGTGTATGTGGCGCTGGGACTAATAGCAATGTCTGTGGGTTTTGGGGTACACACAGCCACGCATCAGCTGAAGCGTTCGCCTAATGTATCTGTGAAGAAATCAAGGAGGGAAACTGTACCAGAGGTAGCAGAACCGGACAATGTGCTGAATGATTCCGACAGATTCATAAAAAAATCTTTTTTCAGAAAGGTGGCTCATGTTCAGGATTTTGATAATCAATCTGTCATGCCAAATCCTATGCGCGGGGATGTTCTACCTAG GGAACCTCACTCTGAGACGC
- the LOC104115598 gene encoding uncharacterized protein isoform X2, producing MPLLLSIQTLSQGEYLGLKGEFFPVYVALGLIAMSVGFGVHTATHQLKRSPNVSVKKSRRETVPEVAEPDNVLNDSDRFIKKSFFRKVAHVQDFDNQSVMPNPMRGDVLPREPHSETLRSVGVNPKPKLH from the exons ATGCCACTACTGCTGAGCATCCAGACGCTAAGCCAAGGTGAATATTT GGGACTGAAAGGAGAGTTCTTTCCTGTGTATGTGGCGCTGGGACTAATAGCAATGTCTGTGGGTTTTGGGGTACACACAGCCACGCATCAGCTGAAGCGTTCGCCTAATGTATCTGTGAAGAAATCAAGGAGGGAAACTGTACCAGAGGTAGCAGAACCGGACAATGTGCTGAATGATTCCGACAGATTCATAAAAAAATCTTTTTTCAGAAAGGTGGCTCATGTTCAGGATTTTGATAATCAATCTGTCATGCCAAATCCTATGCGCGGGGATGTTCTACCTAG GGAACCTCACTCTGAGACGC